A single genomic interval of Novosphingobium ginsenosidimutans harbors:
- a CDS encoding ABC-type transport auxiliary lipoprotein family protein: MTNRLPAALLTLPLALLLSGCLGLGGAKTPATLITLSPIQAPAAGTGASGQQGDALLVLEPDVDRKLAVLRVPVRVNGSSIAYLADAAWVERPARQFRSLLAETLRASGKRLVLEDDGTASQSAQRIGGRLIDMGYDVAEQSVVVRFEAVRSGPGGLVQTRRFESVIPGVSAKPEAIAPALNRAANAVAADVAAWVG, translated from the coding sequence ATGACCAATCGTCTGCCGGCCGCCTTGCTGACCTTGCCGCTGGCGCTGCTGCTGAGCGGCTGCCTGGGGCTGGGCGGTGCCAAGACGCCGGCCACGCTGATTACGTTAAGCCCAATCCAGGCGCCCGCCGCCGGGACCGGGGCGAGTGGTCAGCAGGGCGATGCGCTGCTGGTGCTGGAGCCCGATGTTGACCGCAAGCTGGCCGTGCTGCGCGTGCCGGTGCGGGTCAATGGTTCAAGCATTGCCTATCTGGCCGATGCCGCCTGGGTTGAACGGCCGGCCCGCCAGTTCCGCAGCCTGCTGGCTGAAACTCTGCGCGCGTCGGGCAAGCGGCTGGTGCTGGAAGACGATGGCACCGCCAGCCAATCGGCACAGCGCATCGGCGGCCGCCTGATCGACATGGGCTATGATGTGGCCGAGCAGTCTGTGGTGGTCCGCTTTGAGGCCGTGCGCAGCGGCCCCGGCGGCCTGGTTCAGACCCGCCGTTTCGAAAGCGTGATCCCTGGCGTCTCGGCCAAGCCCGAGGCGATCGCCCCGGCGCTGAACCGCGCCGCCAACGCCGTTGCGGCTGACGTCGCTGCCTGGGTCGGTTGA
- a CDS encoding ABC transporter ATP-binding protein — protein sequence MPGPFRGEFPIVVEGVRNAFGESVVHEGLSLKVRRGEIIGVVGGSGTGKSVLMRSIIGLQVPTEGRIEVLGEDITAARGDEDIDIRSRWGVLFQGGALFSTLTVAENVEVPLREFYPEISDELRREIARFKVVLSGLPEDAANKYPAELSGGMKKRAGLARALALDPELLFLDEPTAGLDPIGAAAFDALTKELQDTLGLTVFLITHDLDTLHEICDRVAVIADKRVIAVDTIENLLKLDHPWIQEYFNGPRGRAAHMAQERIVRTDKKMDKPAQAGD from the coding sequence ATGCCGGGGCCGTTTCGCGGCGAGTTTCCGATCGTGGTCGAAGGCGTGCGTAATGCCTTTGGCGAATCCGTCGTTCACGAGGGCCTCAGCCTCAAGGTCCGCCGGGGGGAGATCATCGGCGTGGTTGGCGGCTCGGGCACCGGCAAGTCGGTGCTGATGCGCTCGATCATTGGCCTGCAGGTGCCGACCGAAGGCCGGATCGAGGTGCTGGGCGAAGACATCACCGCCGCCCGCGGCGATGAGGATATCGATATCCGCAGCCGCTGGGGCGTGCTGTTTCAGGGCGGGGCGCTGTTCTCCACCCTGACCGTGGCTGAAAACGTCGAAGTGCCGCTGCGCGAATTCTATCCTGAGATCAGCGACGAGCTGCGGCGCGAGATCGCGCGCTTCAAGGTCGTCCTGTCCGGTCTGCCCGAGGACGCGGCGAACAAGTATCCGGCCGAGCTTTCGGGCGGCATGAAGAAGCGCGCCGGCCTGGCCCGCGCGCTCGCGCTCGATCCCGAACTGCTGTTCCTTGACGAGCCAACAGCCGGCCTCGATCCAATCGGTGCGGCCGCCTTTGATGCTCTGACCAAGGAATTGCAGGATACCCTCGGGCTGACCGTGTTCCTGATCACCCACGATCTCGATACCCTGCATGAGATCTGCGACCGTGTTGCCGTGATTGCCGACAAACGGGTGATTGCGGTCGATACGATCGAGAACCTTCTCAAGCTCGATCACCCGTGGATCCAGGAATACTTCAACGGCCCGCGCGGCCGCGCCGCCCATATGGCGCAGGAGCGAATTGTCCGGACGGACAAGAAGATGGACAAGCCGGCGCAGGCAGGGGATTAG
- a CDS encoding glutathione S-transferase family protein: MWQLYQFPLCPFSRKVRLLMSEKGIAYELWRENPWEGRDDFFALNPAGRTPVLHDPAKAITLCDSRAICEYFEETVDKLPLINGTATNRAEIRRLVALFDENFFGDVTAPLLHERMKKRLVYRQSPDSRVLREAMKLAHEHLYYIDHLIDHRPWLAGATMSLADLAAAAQISVADYLGGLDWSGHEQAAAWYAVFKSRPSFRPLLSERMEVIQPPSHYADVNA, translated from the coding sequence ATGTGGCAGCTTTACCAGTTCCCGCTCTGTCCGTTCAGCCGCAAGGTCCGCCTGCTGATGAGCGAAAAGGGCATCGCTTACGAATTGTGGCGTGAGAACCCGTGGGAGGGGCGCGACGATTTCTTTGCGCTCAACCCGGCCGGACGCACGCCGGTGCTGCACGATCCGGCCAAGGCGATTACCCTGTGCGACAGCCGGGCGATCTGCGAATATTTCGAGGAAACGGTCGACAAGTTGCCGCTGATCAACGGCACGGCCACCAACCGGGCGGAGATCCGCCGCCTTGTCGCCCTGTTTGACGAGAACTTCTTCGGCGATGTCACCGCGCCCTTGCTGCACGAACGGATGAAGAAGCGGCTGGTCTATCGCCAGTCGCCCGATTCGCGCGTGCTGCGCGAGGCGATGAAGCTGGCGCACGAGCACTTGTATTACATCGATCACCTGATCGATCACCGCCCCTGGCTGGCCGGCGCGACGATGAGCCTGGCCGACCTCGCGGCCGCCGCGCAGATCTCGGTTGCGGACTACCTCGGCGGGCTCGACTGGTCGGGCCATGAACAGGCCGCCGCCTGGTATGCGGTGTTCAAGAGCCGGCCCAGCTTTCGCCCGCTGCTGTCAGAGCGGATGGAAGTGATTCAACCGCCCAGTCACTATGCGGACGTGAACGCTTAA
- a CDS encoding MlaE family ABC transporter permease — MRVWADLSLEQDQAGRPVAVLSGPLTVSSIGVVDRALREHDGEVAAVDISRVPEIDTVGAWTVWRVLRDYDAELVGASDQAERLIAAVSRSKGHGETGAHRLPLVERTAQGIGHLVVGWGHGTLQIISFLGAVLVAAWGIIRSPARMRWLAVVRQAELVGISALGIIGLMSFLVGIVIAQQGAVQLEQFGAEMLTVNLTGRIALRELGVLMTAIMVAGRSGSSFAAQIGTMKLTEEIDAMRTIGVSPVEALVIPRILAAVVMMPLLGFFAALAAIVGGAFISSFTLGIPFMTFLLRVQEVVPIHDVWVGLVKAPFFGLIIAMAGCYQGMQVKANAEEVGLRTTMAVVQAIFMVIVLDAFFAVFFTEVGWG; from the coding sequence ATGCGCGTCTGGGCCGACCTTTCCCTGGAACAGGATCAAGCCGGCCGGCCGGTCGCGGTGCTATCTGGCCCGCTGACTGTTTCCTCGATCGGGGTGGTCGACCGTGCGCTGCGTGAGCATGATGGCGAAGTTGCAGCGGTCGACATTTCGCGCGTGCCGGAAATCGATACGGTCGGCGCCTGGACCGTCTGGCGCGTGCTGCGCGATTATGATGCGGAGCTGGTCGGGGCGAGCGACCAGGCCGAACGACTGATTGCCGCTGTCAGCAGGTCCAAAGGCCACGGTGAGACCGGCGCCCACCGCCTGCCACTGGTTGAGCGGACCGCGCAAGGCATCGGACACCTCGTGGTCGGCTGGGGGCATGGGACGCTCCAGATCATCAGTTTTCTTGGGGCCGTGCTGGTCGCCGCCTGGGGCATCATCCGCAGCCCGGCACGGATGCGCTGGCTGGCCGTGGTGCGCCAGGCCGAGCTGGTCGGCATCTCTGCCTTGGGCATCATCGGCCTGATGAGCTTTCTGGTCGGCATCGTGATTGCCCAGCAAGGCGCGGTCCAGCTGGAGCAGTTCGGCGCGGAAATGCTGACGGTGAACCTGACCGGACGGATCGCCCTGCGCGAACTGGGCGTGCTGATGACCGCGATCATGGTGGCGGGCCGATCGGGCTCATCCTTTGCTGCGCAGATCGGCACGATGAAGCTGACCGAGGAGATCGACGCGATGCGCACGATCGGCGTCTCGCCGGTTGAGGCGCTGGTGATCCCGCGCATTCTTGCGGCGGTGGTGATGATGCCGCTGCTGGGCTTTTTTGCCGCGCTGGCGGCGATCGTGGGCGGGGCCTTCATCTCGTCCTTCACGCTGGGCATTCCGTTCATGACCTTCCTGCTGCGGGTGCAGGAAGTGGTGCCGATCCACGATGTCTGGGTTGGCCTGGTCAAGGCACCGTTCTTCGGCCTGATCATCGCCATGGCCGGCTGCTACCAGGGCATGCAGGTCAAGGCCAATGCTGAGGAAGTGGGCCTGCGCACCACCATGGCGGTGGTCCAGGCGATCTTCATGGTGATCGTGCTCGACGCGTTCTTCGCCGTGTTCTTCACCGAGGTAGGCTGGGGATGA
- a CDS encoding MlaD family protein codes for METRANYVWVGAVTLGLLAVLAAFIIWIARWNETDQNAYDIFFKQSVDGLSKGASVSFQGVPIGQITVIELWPKDPSFVRVRIAVDKQVPILQGTTATLQSSFTGTSNILLEGAVKGAAPIVEKGPEGVPVIPTKRGGLGALLNTAPVLLDRLATVSERLNIALSDKNLKAIDNIVANTERMTGGLADASPQVTKTLTELQATLKQASTTLTEFEKVANNANQFLGGDGQALARDLRSTLKSANNAAKELEATLASARPATQRLNEQTLPQAEAAMRDLRATSKALRDLTEKIDDGGAGALLGGNKLPEYKQ; via the coding sequence ATGGAGACGAGAGCCAACTATGTCTGGGTCGGAGCAGTCACGCTGGGGCTGCTCGCTGTGCTCGCGGCCTTCATCATCTGGATCGCGCGCTGGAACGAGACCGACCAGAACGCCTATGACATCTTTTTCAAGCAGTCGGTCGATGGCCTGTCGAAGGGGGCATCGGTTTCCTTTCAGGGCGTGCCGATCGGCCAGATCACGGTAATCGAGCTGTGGCCCAAGGACCCCAGTTTTGTGCGGGTCCGGATCGCCGTCGACAAGCAGGTGCCGATTCTGCAAGGCACGACCGCGACGCTGCAGAGCAGCTTTACCGGGACGTCGAACATCCTGCTCGAAGGGGCCGTGAAGGGGGCGGCGCCAATTGTCGAGAAGGGTCCGGAAGGCGTGCCCGTTATCCCGACCAAACGCGGCGGGCTGGGGGCGCTGCTCAACACCGCCCCGGTATTGCTCGATCGGCTGGCAACCGTATCCGAACGGCTCAACATCGCCCTGTCTGACAAGAACCTCAAGGCGATCGACAATATCGTCGCCAATACCGAGCGGATGACAGGCGGCCTGGCCGATGCTTCACCGCAGGTGACAAAGACGCTGACCGAGCTGCAGGCCACCTTGAAACAGGCCTCGACGACGCTCACCGAGTTTGAGAAGGTTGCCAACAACGCCAACCAGTTCCTGGGCGGTGATGGCCAGGCCCTGGCTCGCGATCTGCGCAGCACGCTGAAATCGGCCAACAATGCGGCGAAGGAGCTGGAAGCAACGCTGGCCAGCGCCCGCCCGGCGACGCAGCGGCTCAACGAGCAGACCCTGCCACAGGCCGAAGCGGCAATGCGCGACCTGCGCGCGACCAGCAAGGCGCTGCGCGACCTGACCGAAAAGATTGACGACGGCGGCGCCGGCGCGCTGCTGGGGGGCAACAAGCTGCCGGAGTACAAGCAATGA
- a CDS encoding TonB-dependent receptor plug domain-containing protein: MPLRQMVRPALLAGSTIFAMLCAPVWADEADAVPSSEVASGRTGGQVFDAEFFARFSPRTALEMLGQVPGFTIRDDGGQRGLGQATANVLVNGQRLTGKSEDTFTQLGRIAAKSVVRIELVDAATLDVPGLTGQVANVIVKADGISGNFAYRFEARPHFTDPLFNRFETSLTGKTGRLEYTVGLSNLSSRGGAGGETLIERPDGSLIERRDDVITANFDQPKLSLAAKIDAGNGTLINLNGSYRYYWFRFKLDDERQVPGGVDRTRRYREKERGGNFELGGDLAFKLAGGQLKLIGLTRGNNGPATNTSVFSYADGRPDTGDRYHQQQDFSETIARAEYGWKAGGADWQISAEAAYNKLDIAADLATLDPSGVFVPVPFPDGTGGVKEDRYEGILSYSRPLSKNLSLQATLGGEFSRLSQTGGVNPQSREFWRPKGSVALAWTPEKGLDVSFKARRRVGQLNFGDFLARVFLNDNNANAGNGELVPPQSWEFELETKKTLGKWGSTTLRLYDYHIQDLVDIVPIGATGESPGNLDGGRRYGLEWTSTIELAPLGIKGAKIDLSVNLQKSRVRDPLTAQFRPISETQDRAIELNFRHDIPKSDIAYGFNIGNYHFQNYYRLGEVGLGFEGPTFAGVFVEHKDVLGLTLRAQAGNLLNGRNKFDRTVYAGRRNTAPVLFTEHRDRLIGPIFSVLLRGNF, encoded by the coding sequence ATGCCACTGCGGCAGATGGTCCGGCCGGCGCTGCTGGCGGGATCGACAATCTTTGCAATGCTTTGCGCACCGGTCTGGGCAGATGAAGCCGATGCCGTGCCGTCGTCCGAAGTCGCTTCCGGGCGGACAGGTGGGCAGGTTTTTGATGCCGAATTCTTCGCCCGTTTTTCGCCGCGCACCGCGCTCGAAATGCTGGGCCAGGTTCCAGGCTTCACCATCCGTGACGATGGTGGCCAGCGCGGGCTGGGGCAGGCCACGGCCAACGTTCTGGTCAACGGCCAGCGCCTGACTGGCAAGAGCGAGGATACATTCACCCAGCTCGGTCGGATCGCTGCCAAGAGCGTGGTGCGGATCGAACTGGTCGATGCCGCCACCCTCGATGTGCCGGGGCTGACCGGGCAGGTTGCCAACGTAATCGTCAAGGCTGACGGGATCAGCGGCAACTTTGCCTACCGTTTCGAAGCGCGCCCGCACTTTACCGATCCGCTGTTCAATCGCTTCGAGACGTCGCTGACCGGCAAGACCGGGCGGCTGGAATACACGGTCGGCCTGTCAAACCTGTCCAGCCGGGGCGGGGCGGGTGGCGAAACGCTGATCGAGCGGCCGGATGGCAGCCTGATCGAACGCCGCGACGATGTGATCACGGCCAATTTCGATCAGCCCAAGCTTTCGCTCGCCGCCAAGATCGATGCCGGCAATGGCACCTTGATCAACCTCAACGGCAGCTATCGCTACTACTGGTTCCGCTTCAAGCTGGACGATGAACGCCAGGTCCCGGGCGGGGTCGATCGCACTCGCCGCTACCGCGAAAAGGAGCGCGGCGGTAACTTCGAGCTGGGCGGCGATCTGGCCTTCAAGCTGGCGGGCGGGCAGCTCAAGCTGATCGGCCTGACGCGCGGCAACAATGGCCCGGCTACCAACACATCGGTGTTCAGCTATGCCGATGGCCGTCCAGACACCGGCGACCGCTATCACCAGCAGCAGGATTTCAGCGAGACCATCGCCCGCGCCGAATATGGTTGGAAGGCGGGCGGGGCTGACTGGCAGATCTCGGCCGAGGCGGCCTACAACAAGCTGGACATTGCCGCAGATCTGGCAACGCTTGACCCCAGCGGGGTCTTTGTCCCGGTACCGTTCCCAGATGGCACCGGCGGCGTGAAGGAAGACCGCTACGAGGGGATCCTCAGTTACAGCCGGCCCTTGTCCAAGAACCTGTCGCTCCAGGCAACGCTGGGCGGCGAATTTTCGCGCTTGTCGCAGACCGGTGGCGTAAACCCGCAGTCGCGCGAATTCTGGCGGCCCAAGGGCTCGGTCGCGCTGGCATGGACACCGGAAAAGGGCCTCGACGTTTCGTTCAAGGCGCGGCGCCGCGTTGGCCAGCTAAACTTCGGCGACTTCCTCGCCCGCGTCTTCCTTAACGATAACAACGCCAATGCCGGCAACGGCGAACTTGTCCCGCCGCAGAGCTGGGAGTTCGAGCTGGAGACCAAGAAAACCCTGGGAAAATGGGGCAGCACGACGCTGCGGCTCTATGATTATCATATCCAGGACCTGGTCGACATCGTGCCGATCGGCGCGACGGGCGAGAGCCCCGGTAACCTCGATGGCGGGCGGCGCTATGGTCTGGAATGGACCAGCACGATCGAACTGGCACCGCTGGGCATCAAGGGCGCAAAGATCGACCTTTCGGTGAACCTGCAGAAGTCCCGCGTGCGCGATCCGCTGACCGCCCAGTTCCGCCCGATCAGCGAGACCCAGGACCGAGCGATTGAACTGAACTTCCGCCACGACATCCCGAAAAGCGACATCGCCTATGGCTTCAATATCGGGAATTACCACTTCCAGAACTATTACCGGCTGGGCGAGGTCGGGCTGGGGTTCGAAGGGCCAACCTTTGCGGGGGTGTTTGTCGAGCATAAGGACGTGCTGGGACTGACCCTCAGGGCCCAGGCCGGCAACCTGCTCAACGGCCGCAACAAGTTCGATCGGACCGTCTATGCCGGTCGCCGCAACACAGCGCCGGTGCTTTTTACCGAGCACCGCGACCGGTTGATCGGCCCGATCTTCAGCGTTCTGCTGCGCGGCAATTTCTGA